In one window of Vanrija pseudolonga chromosome 5, complete sequence DNA:
- the ARO80_2 gene encoding Transcriptional activator ARO80: MSGDDSRPAKKPKRTYRACYPCRSRKLKCSFGDPNMPWDGPCERCLREQRECLRAKATFVKDAVPRKSDLAEGTVFTSSTGIAAVVDQRRSVPPSGGSLMFPGPPGQLSRPSMGQLHQMQHGRYGPRPHAGSFSDPDVTPDVAEGSGSRANGASGSGRGSVGSLRGGELEADPPVLRDDKGAHSSDEEEDDDAGDNALVSSNLQNPSDALKLLASASSLQYQSLREASASRLKEQQQKTAAQQQQAKRGNNAATWLSWAPIEQGCLTVQDARALFSFFELSMAPLYPIIHPMLFEASYLETLVKQESILLGSILVIAARYSNVLANDRGAHVHERLSQWVRFQLLGVMDGDPALRSISTVEALLLLSEWPMVPMSKPEDTHFGDDNALDEAVLLRPSLRYDAYAWTNIGWAVRLAQELGIHDAVHLQRMMGTVGKSWKQHRMLKTWVYCYNAERHIAVRQGRNTVLQEAMTTQWWESVSDLVGHDNRGPRGSSDVHTSDVFILSCIAQLMGTIQDHLYPNKEVTRALLRTGAWEPFLRSFRLEIRYSKRSVQYKLRDGSIDSALLQIELDYVVLYANAIALRALQGKLRRRRQVNDVHYSNPSLLNMVEGPWIMEALTAARSIIDVTLNVLEHRQILRYCPSRIFQYILFATTFLYKALASGMVEYGEQSMAVTLDKVVSALNSAAIDEAHFLRGFASLLKRLGKHWQSASANSPSILNRGPASLHPPEQPGPMGASPEQHVAPEERVPASNAPNPPAQRPDSILPSLAHMINSRDIDPSIAGLPQFHFDILQPSAAASGPGDLASGGGAGALAFNTDNIVTHPPEDFNWNFNPTSQMPAAASEQDLLFQSIWDHTQQDSNTTTANLYATLLGDVLIPMDQEGA; encoded by the exons ATGTCCGGTGACGACTCGCGACCCGCTAAAAAGCCAAAGCGCACTTATCGCGCCTGCTACCCATGCCGCTCG CGCAAGCTCAAGTGCAGCTTTGGTGACCCGAATATGCCGTGGGACGGCCCATGCGAGCGGTGCTTGCGTGAGCAGCGAGAATGCCTGCGTGCAAAGGCGACGTTTGTCAAGGACGCAGTGCCGCGCAAGTCCGACCTAGCCGAGGGGACAGTGTTCACATCGAGCACGGGCATCGCCGCAGTCGTCGACCAGAGACGGTCGGTCCCACCGAGCGGCGGAAGCCTCATGTTTCCCGGACCTCCTGGGCAGCTGAGCCGGCCGTCTATGGGCCAACTCCACCAGATGCAGCACGGTCGCTACGGACCGCGACCTCACGCCGGTTCGTTCTCCGATCCGGACGTCACGCCAGACGTGGCTGAGGGGAGCGGGAGCCGGGCCAACGGTGCGAGCGGGAGCGGGCGGGGCAGTGTCGGgagcctgcgcggcggcgagctcgaggccgacccgCCGGTGCTGCGTGACGACAAGGGCGCGcactcgagcgacgaggaagaggacgacgacgccggcgacaatGCGCTCGTCAGCTCCAACCTCCAGAACCcgagcgacgcgctcaagctcctcgcgagcgccagcagcctgCAGTACCAGAGCCTCAGGGAGGCGTCGGCCAGCCGCCtcaaggagcagcagcagaagactgccgcgcagcagcagcaggctaAGCGAGGCAACAATGCCGCGACGTGGCTTTCATGGGCGCCGATTGAGCAAGGGTGTCTGACGGTCCAGGATGCCCGTGCTCTGTTTTCTTT CTTTGAGCTCTCAATGGCACCGCTGTACCCGATCATCCACCCCATGCTGTTCGAGGCGAGTTACCTCGAGACGCTGGTCAAGCAGGAGTCGATTCTGCTCGGAAGCATACTGGTTATCGCGGCGCGCTACTCGAATGTCCTTGCTAATGATCGTGGCGCGCACGTTCACGAGCGGCTGTCGCAATGGGTGCGgttccagctcctcggcgtcatggaTGGCGACCCGGCCCTGCGGTCGATCAGCACGGTCGAAGCGCTTCTGCTGCTGAGCGAGTGGCCCATGGTGCCCATGTCCAAGCCCGAGGACACTCACTTTGGCGACGATAACGCGCTGGACGAGGCGGTGCTCTTGCGGCCAAGCCTGCGTTACGACGCCTACGCGTGGACCAACATTGGTTGGGCCGTCCGTCTGGCGCAAGAGCTCGGCATCCACGACGCGGTGCACCTCCAGCGCATGATGGGGACCGTGGGCAAGTCGTGGAAGCAGCACCGAATGCTCAAGACCTGGGTTT ACTGCTACAATGCGGAGAGACACATTGCCGTGCGTCAAGGTCGCAACACGGTGCTGCAGGAGGCCATGACGACGCAGTGGTGGGAGTCTGTCTCGGACCTGGTCGGACACGACAACCGCGGCCCAagaggcagcagcgacgtgcACACCTCCGACGTCTTCATCCTCAGCTGTATCGCCCAGCTGATGGGCACGATCCAGGACCACCTGTACCCCAACAAGGAGGTGACGCGGGCGTTGCTCCGCACCGGGGCGTGGGAGCCCTTCCTGCGCAGCTTCCGCCTCGAGATTCGGTACTCGAAACGCTCTGTGCAGTACAAGTTGCGCGACGGCAGCATCGACTCGGCACTGCTGCAAATCGAGCTCGACTATGTCGTGCTGTACGCCAATGCGATCGCCCTGCGCGCACTTCAGGGCaagctgcgccgccgacgccaggtCAACGACGTGCACTACTCCAACCCGTCGCTGCTCAACATGGTCGAGGGCCCGTGGATCATGGAGGCGCTCACGGCCGCGCGGTCCATCATCGACGTGACGCTcaacgtgctcgagcaccgGCAGATTCTGCGCTACTGCCCGTCCAGGATCTTCCAGTACATCCTGTTCGCGACCACGTTCCTTTACAAGGCCTTGGCGTCAGGCATGGTCGAGTACGGCGAGCAGAGCATGGCTGTGACGCTGGACAAGGTGGTGTCGGCTCTCAACAGCGCCGCGATTGACGAGGCACACTTCCTGCGCGGGTTCGCGAGCCTGCTCAAGAGACTCGGCAAGCACTGGCAGTCTGCGAGCGCCAACTCGCCGTCGATCCTCAACCGCGGCCCGGCGTCGCTCCACCCGCCAGAGCAACCAGGCCCGATGGGCGCGTCGCCCGAACAGCACGTCGcgcccgaggagcgcgtgccGGCCAGCAACGCGCCCAACCCGCCGGCACAGCGGCCCGACTCGATCCTGCCGTCGCTCGCGCACATGATCAACAGCCGGGACATTGATCCCAGCATTGCGGGTCTCCCCCAGTTCCACTTTGACATCCTCCAgccgtcagcggcggcaTCTGGGCCTGGAGACctcgcgtcgggcggcggtgccggcgcacTGGCGTTCAACACCGACAACATTGTCACGCACCCGCCAGAAGACTTCAACTGGAACTTCAACCCCACGTCCCAGatgcccgcggcggcgagcgagcaggacTTGCTCTTCCAGAGCATCTGGGACCACACGCAACAGGACTCGAACACGACCACGGCGAATCTGTACGCGACGTTGCTGGGCGACGTCCTTATTCCCATGGACCAGGAGGGGGCATAG